From one Montipora capricornis isolate CH-2021 chromosome 10, ASM3666992v2, whole genome shotgun sequence genomic stretch:
- the LOC138022433 gene encoding beta-1,3-galactosyltransferase 5-like, whose translation MKGVYLSVSYKRWVKRAVTFLYATVVLMMMVIFAREWTESGQTFSSSSARSRQLRSVQVYTKIEVIPQSTEDRSNKPFLVEESSLVNQEVFYEHKSTLTTRTLCQQHYFLLILVASAPAYFDRRRAIRQTWGSDSSLNPRWKTIFMLGQTRNTNHSKQLLREEAFYGDLIRGDYFEDYWNQTLKIEMGFEWAAKYCNFTFLLKADDDVFVNSQSLLRVLEEPQTPRKSLFLGHLYKNPRVLRGGKWLVTEEEYNETHYPDFCAGPGYVLSRDVVISFVDIFNAIPKFKIDDVYVGMLAKEAGVIPLHNAGFQTPAYTSKKCVLLANTLVRHAAVGDCLLDLFEKARPALLSRSK comes from the coding sequence ACCTAAGCGTATCGTATAAACGCTGGGTAAAGAGAGCTGTTACCTTCCTCTACGCAACTGTAGTGCTTATGATGATGGTCATTTTTGCTAGGGAATGGACCGAGTCAGGACAGACTTTTTCTTCCAGCTCTGCGCGATCACGACAGCTCCGATCAGTGCAAGTTTACACAAAAATTGAGGTGATACCACAGTCGACAGAAGATCGATCGAACAAACCATTCCTTGTCGAAGAATCTTCACTGGTAAATCAAGAGGTCTTCTATGAACACAAGAGCACTTTAACCACACGAACGCTATGTCAGCAGCATTATTTCCTTCTTATTTTAGTGGCTTCAGCTCCTGCTTATTTCGACAGGCGGAGAGCAATCCGTCAAACTTGGGGTTCCGATAGTTCACTAAACCCTCGCTGGAAGACAATCTTCATGCTTGGGCAAACACGCAATACTAACCATTCCAAACAGCTATTGCGGGAAGAGGCGTTTTACGGAGATTTGATCCGAGGCGATTACTTCGAGGACTACTGGAATCAAACTCTAAAGATAGAGATGGGATTCGAATGGGCAGCGAAATATTGCAATTTTACTTTCTTACTCAAAGCTGACGATGATGTGTTTGTAAACTCACAGTCGTTGCTTAGAGTATTGGAAGAACCTCAGACACCGAGAAAAAGTCTCTTCCTTGGACACTTGTACAAAAACCCTCGCGTTCTAAGAGGCGGAAAATGGCTCGTAACTGAAGAGGAATACAACGAAACGCATTACCCCGACTTCTGTGCTGGCCCGGGGTATGTTCTATCACGAGATGTGGTGATTTCTTTCGTGGATATATTCAACGCTATTCCCAAGTTCAAAATTGACGATGTGTATGTAGGAATGTTGGCTAAGGAGGCTGGTGTGATCCCTCTACACAATGCGGGATTCCAAACCCCGGCTTATACCTCAAAGAAATGTGTTTTACTGGCGAATACATTGGTGAGGCATGCAGCTGTAGGCGATTGTTTACTCGACCTTTTCGAAAAGGCCAGGCCAGCCTTACTTAGCAGGTCCAAATAA